The Exiguobacterium aurantiacum DSM 6208 genome includes a window with the following:
- a CDS encoding MurR/RpiR family transcriptional regulator encodes MESLLKKIELALSEMTSVEKKIADYILTHSTLVPNMTTKELALKTDVSEASIVRFARVVGIDSFKAFKLALVKDLAITETTLTDFNVLQQKDTPYDSFQKVIHVNKMAVEACAEAMDKRELEHAIDTFARANRVVFYGVGGSSTAAYDAQYKFTKLGYAAQTSQDFHYMLSLIPHLGSTDVFVAISTSGRTKDVLELVRFAKKQGVPVVAITDLDKSPLYREADVRLCTPNVERDFRIASIASRMTQLTIIDTLYMGLLHRKGEGLIDKYAEARDEMVKLRR; translated from the coding sequence ATGGAATCCTTACTAAAAAAAATCGAACTCGCCTTAAGCGAGATGACGTCCGTCGAGAAAAAAATCGCGGACTATATTTTGACGCACTCGACACTCGTCCCGAACATGACGACGAAAGAGCTCGCGTTAAAGACCGATGTGTCCGAGGCGAGCATCGTCCGTTTCGCTCGCGTCGTCGGCATCGACAGTTTCAAGGCGTTCAAACTTGCGCTCGTAAAAGACTTGGCCATCACCGAGACGACGTTGACCGACTTCAACGTGCTCCAACAGAAAGATACCCCTTACGACTCGTTCCAAAAAGTCATCCACGTCAACAAGATGGCCGTCGAGGCGTGTGCGGAGGCGATGGACAAGCGCGAGCTCGAACATGCGATTGACACGTTCGCCCGCGCCAACCGCGTCGTTTTTTACGGCGTCGGCGGCTCGTCGACGGCGGCGTATGACGCCCAATACAAGTTCACGAAACTGGGTTATGCGGCGCAGACGTCGCAAGATTTTCATTATATGTTATCACTCATCCCGCACCTCGGGTCGACCGATGTCTTCGTCGCGATCAGCACGTCGGGACGGACGAAAGACGTCCTCGAACTTGTCCGCTTCGCGAAAAAGCAAGGCGTTCCTGTCGTTGCCATCACCGACCTCGACAAGTCCCCGCTTTACCGCGAAGCCGACGTCCGGCTCTGTACACCGAACGTCGAACGCGACTTTAGAATCGCGAGCATCGCCTCACGCATGACGCAACTGACGATCATCGACACGCTCTACATGGGTCTGCTTCACCGTAAAGGGGAAGGACTCATCGATAAGTACGCCGAGGCGCGCGACGAGATGGTGAAGCTGCGGCGATGA
- a CDS encoding GNAT family N-acetyltransferase, with protein sequence MKIRSYTGSDKDRLESFLRRQVTFAAMNGQTIDAFCVENVADFEAGGTVSLLMETDDDVVAIADLLRRHPTDGSLWLGLFVVDERFHDNGIAQTLYEQLEQEQMLPHHSVFRRGVLPHNERAYRFWRRQGYTYEKESVTARGDRVHVLIKTIDP encoded by the coding sequence ATGAAGATTCGGTCGTATACCGGATCAGACAAAGACCGGCTCGAGTCGTTCCTTCGTCGTCAAGTCACATTCGCCGCTATGAACGGCCAGACAATCGATGCGTTTTGTGTGGAGAACGTGGCGGACTTCGAGGCGGGCGGGACGGTCAGTCTGTTGATGGAAACGGATGATGACGTGGTTGCCATCGCCGACTTGTTGAGAAGGCATCCGACCGATGGCTCGCTTTGGCTCGGCTTGTTCGTCGTCGATGAACGATTCCACGACAACGGAATCGCACAAACGCTTTACGAACAGCTCGAGCAAGAACAGATGCTTCCCCATCATTCGGTATTCCGGCGCGGCGTCCTTCCACATAACGAGCGGGCGTATCGCTTTTGGCGACGGCAAGGCTACACCTATGAGAAAGAGTCCGTGACGGCGCGGGGCGACCGTGTCCACGTCCTCATTAAGACGATTGATCCGTAA
- the murQ gene encoding N-acetylmuramic acid 6-phosphate etherase: protein MVAMLHKLATERRNERTMNLDEMSVEALLTVMNEEDERVPHVIKQEVRVIAQVAERAIASFKQGGRLIYLGAGTSGRLGILDAAECVPTFGVSPDMVVGLIAGGERALIKAVEGAEDSKELAVNDLKALHLSERDTVVGIAASGRTPYVIGGLDYAREVGATTAALSCNKGSKISEHAEFKIEVETGPEVLTGSTRLKAGTAQKLVLNMISTASMIGIGKVYQNLMVDVQPTNEKLEIRAKRMIAEATGVDEQTAARYFDSSNGHVKTAIVMILADVSYAEAVERLQRANGFVREAL from the coding sequence ATGGTGGCGATGCTACATAAATTAGCTACGGAACGACGAAATGAACGGACGATGAACCTTGACGAGATGTCGGTCGAGGCACTCTTGACCGTGATGAACGAGGAAGACGAGCGTGTGCCGCACGTCATCAAACAAGAAGTACGAGTCATCGCCCAAGTGGCGGAACGGGCCATCGCCTCGTTCAAACAAGGCGGGCGCTTGATTTATCTCGGTGCCGGGACGAGCGGACGACTCGGTATTTTAGATGCGGCGGAATGTGTGCCGACGTTCGGGGTGTCACCGGACATGGTCGTCGGACTGATTGCCGGGGGCGAACGCGCGCTCATCAAAGCTGTCGAAGGGGCAGAGGATAGCAAGGAGCTGGCGGTCAATGATTTGAAAGCGCTTCACTTGAGCGAGCGCGATACGGTCGTCGGTATCGCCGCGAGCGGACGGACGCCGTACGTCATCGGCGGGCTCGACTACGCCCGTGAAGTCGGGGCGACGACGGCCGCGTTATCGTGCAACAAAGGCTCGAAAATCAGCGAGCACGCCGAGTTTAAAATCGAGGTCGAGACGGGTCCGGAAGTGTTGACCGGTTCGACGCGTTTGAAAGCCGGGACGGCCCAAAAGCTTGTCCTCAACATGATCTCGACGGCGTCGATGATCGGCATCGGCAAAGTGTATCAAAACTTGATGGTCGACGTGCAACCGACGAACGAGAAACTCGAAATACGGGCCAAACGGATGATTGCGGAAGCGACAGGGGTCGATGAACAGACGGCCGCGCGTTATTTCGATTCATCGAACGGGCACGTCAAGACGGCGATCGTCATGATTTTAGCCGACGTTTCCTATGCGGAAGCGGTCGAGCGATTACAGCGTGCGAACGGATTCGTCCGTGAGGCGCTCTAA
- a CDS encoding PTS transporter subunit EIIC, with protein sequence MKKEEVLARAILEQVGGKDNIRQLAHCMTRVRLALKDPTKANIEGLKKIDGVMGVIDDETLQIVVGPGTVNRVADHLSRETGLAIGEEAVDANLTPDERAAIERQKVKDKQKSPFKRFLRRLGNIFIPLIPGLVASGIINGTANFAKNAGVDPTETWMQILLLLGSTVFAYLAILVGWNTAKEFGGTPVLGAIAGGILFNPMLADITIYGEPLVVGRGGLFGVIFAAWLMTYIEKHVRRFMPTAVDIIFTPLLTVLVVGFTALYAVMPVAGVLSDGIMRGLNAVLEVGGPVAGAVLAGFFLPLVMVGLHHGLTPIHLELLNTVGNTALLPILAMAGAGQVGAAIAIFVKTRNQRLRNIIKGAIPVGFLGIGEPLLYGVTLPLGRPFLTACMGAAVGGAFQATMKTAALGIGVSGLSLTPLIDNGMYLTYIGGLVISYTAGFIFTYLFGFKEEMADGI encoded by the coding sequence ATGAAGAAAGAAGAGGTGTTGGCGCGAGCCATACTCGAGCAAGTCGGGGGGAAAGATAACATCCGTCAACTCGCGCACTGCATGACGCGTGTGCGCTTGGCGCTAAAAGATCCGACGAAAGCAAACATCGAGGGATTGAAAAAAATCGACGGCGTCATGGGGGTCATCGATGATGAGACGCTCCAAATCGTCGTCGGTCCGGGGACGGTCAATCGCGTCGCGGATCATTTGAGCCGGGAGACGGGACTCGCCATCGGGGAAGAAGCGGTCGATGCGAACTTGACGCCGGACGAACGGGCGGCGATCGAACGCCAGAAAGTGAAAGACAAACAGAAGTCACCGTTCAAACGTTTCTTACGTCGTTTAGGGAATATCTTCATTCCGCTCATCCCGGGACTTGTCGCTTCAGGAATTATTAACGGGACAGCGAACTTCGCGAAAAACGCCGGCGTCGACCCGACCGAGACGTGGATGCAAATCCTGCTCCTGCTCGGAAGCACAGTGTTCGCCTACCTAGCGATTCTCGTCGGATGGAACACGGCGAAAGAGTTCGGCGGGACACCGGTACTCGGTGCCATCGCCGGGGGGATTCTCTTCAACCCGATGCTCGCCGACATCACCATTTATGGGGAACCGCTCGTCGTCGGACGGGGTGGACTGTTCGGGGTCATCTTTGCGGCTTGGCTCATGACGTACATCGAGAAACACGTCCGCCGGTTCATGCCGACAGCAGTCGACATCATCTTTACGCCGCTCCTTACCGTCCTCGTCGTCGGTTTCACGGCGCTCTATGCGGTCATGCCGGTCGCGGGCGTCTTGTCGGACGGAATCATGCGTGGACTGAACGCCGTGCTTGAAGTCGGCGGACCGGTCGCTGGGGCTGTTCTCGCCGGATTCTTCTTGCCGCTCGTCATGGTCGGGCTGCATCACGGTTTGACACCGATTCACTTGGAGCTCCTGAACACGGTCGGGAATACGGCGCTCTTGCCGATCCTCGCCATGGCTGGTGCCGGTCAAGTCGGTGCCGCCATCGCGATTTTCGTGAAGACGCGCAACCAACGTCTCCGTAACATCATTAAAGGGGCGATCCCGGTCGGATTCCTCGGAATCGGCGAGCCGCTCCTGTACGGGGTCACGCTCCCGCTCGGTCGTCCGTTCTTGACAGCATGTATGGGCGCCGCGGTCGGTGGTGCGTTCCAGGCGACGATGAAGACGGCCGCGCTCGGAATCGGTGTGTCAGGGCTCTCGCTCACGCCGCTCATCGACAACGGTATGTACTTGACGTATATTGGAGGTCTCGTCATTTCGTATACGGCAGGCTTCATCTTCACGTATTTGTTTGGTTTCAAAGAAGAGATGGCAGACGGAATTTGA
- a CDS encoding DUF871 domain-containing protein: protein MKGLSVYLSEPLTPQFEEWIGRMRALGFTSLFTSLHIPEDDSSVYTERLKHLGAMAERHGLELFADIAPTSLEALGKTWDDAHTLVEWGVTGLRVDYGVTPKQVADLSKRMTVALNASTLTAGELEAMKREGLVVAHVEAWHNFYPRPETGLDRTWFDEKNAWLKRQGIRVQAFIPGDGTLRGPLYERLPTLEDHRHLSPFACFLDLASTVDRILVGDPGLSETTESQFAAYTDGVVVLHAKADVALDLVSEDVRTNRFDPARDVVRSVESRAYGRPGHRMLTPRNSMSRPLGTITIDNVDYGRYAGEMQVTKADLPADARVNVIGRVIERDRPLVQAIGPGTRFRIEWS from the coding sequence ATGAAAGGATTATCCGTTTATTTGAGCGAACCGCTCACCCCTCAGTTCGAGGAGTGGATCGGCCGCATGCGTGCGCTCGGATTCACGTCACTATTCACGTCGCTGCATATCCCGGAAGACGACTCGTCCGTCTATACGGAGCGGCTCAAACACCTCGGCGCAATGGCCGAGCGGCATGGGCTGGAGCTGTTCGCCGACATCGCCCCGACGTCACTCGAAGCACTCGGGAAGACGTGGGACGACGCGCACACGCTCGTCGAATGGGGCGTGACCGGTCTCCGTGTCGATTACGGGGTGACGCCAAAACAAGTCGCTGATTTATCGAAACGGATGACGGTCGCGTTGAACGCGAGTACGTTGACCGCTGGAGAGCTGGAGGCGATGAAACGAGAAGGGCTTGTCGTCGCTCACGTCGAGGCGTGGCATAACTTTTATCCGCGCCCGGAGACCGGGCTCGACCGGACGTGGTTCGATGAAAAGAATGCGTGGCTGAAACGCCAAGGCATCCGTGTCCAAGCGTTCATCCCGGGAGACGGGACGCTTCGTGGCCCGTTATATGAGCGCTTGCCGACGCTTGAAGACCATCGGCACTTGTCCCCGTTCGCTTGCTTCCTCGATCTCGCCTCGACCGTCGATCGCATCTTGGTCGGGGATCCGGGACTTTCGGAAACGACCGAGTCCCAATTCGCTGCCTATACGGATGGAGTGGTCGTCCTTCACGCCAAAGCGGACGTAGCGCTCGACCTCGTATCGGAAGACGTGCGCACGAACCGCTTCGACCCGGCGCGTGACGTCGTGCGCTCCGTCGAATCCCGGGCTTATGGGCGTCCGGGACATCGGATGCTCACTCCAAGGAATAGCATGTCCAGACCGCTTGGCACGATTACGATTGACAACGTCGATTACGGGCGCTATGCTGGAGAGATGCAAGTGACGAAGGCGGATCTTCCAGCCGACGCACGAGTGAACGTCATCGGGCGCGTCATCGAGCGGGACCGTCCGCTCGTCCAAGCGATTGGACCAGGGACGAGATTTCGAATCGAGTGGAGTTGA
- a CDS encoding YwhD family protein: MKDINFNIIADDSTDGHGGYGVGSLSLNNMSPVIIDVEAGTAVIDMGAMHAKSAIEKRIKFLTDPEAVPNGKPYWIVWVTVGRKPEGFYYGGVAACDLSVDVEARRGYKLLPYHVNQMDKSLKGRILIDMMDAPSRDVLACFLQAHRPEIWEQSTELREELARLAAE, encoded by the coding sequence ATGAAAGACATCAACTTCAATATCATCGCTGATGATTCGACGGACGGCCACGGTGGTTACGGCGTCGGCTCGCTCAGTTTGAACAATATGTCGCCGGTCATCATCGACGTTGAGGCGGGCACTGCCGTCATCGACATGGGTGCGATGCATGCCAAGTCGGCGATTGAGAAACGCATCAAATTCTTGACCGACCCGGAAGCGGTGCCGAACGGCAAGCCGTATTGGATCGTCTGGGTGACCGTTGGACGCAAGCCGGAAGGGTTTTACTACGGAGGCGTCGCGGCCTGTGACTTGTCCGTCGACGTTGAGGCGCGACGCGGCTATAAACTGTTGCCATATCACGTCAACCAAATGGACAAATCGCTCAAAGGACGCATCTTGATCGACATGATGGATGCGCCGTCCCGGGACGTTTTGGCTTGCTTCTTACAAGCACACCGTCCCGAAATTTGGGAACAGTCGACCGAGTTGCGTGAAGAGCTTGCGCGCTTGGCTGCCGAGTGA
- a CDS encoding dicarboxylate/amino acid:cation symporter, translating into MSETKKILIGLVLGVIVGLGLAGLPGNIYDIANSYILSPVGTVFLNLIKMLVVPIVFFSIILGVMGLGDPKELGRVGSKALLFFLTTTALAIMLAMGVASVIQPGERGDFQTANLEFESTVSEESSNIVQTFVNMIPTNPIQALAEGNMLQIIVFAALIGFAMIALGERAKTWRRFVKQGDRIMMHLIHLVMKLAPYGAFALIASAIGGIGFDAVAAMAWYMFAVVLTLFLHATIVYGGALLFLGKMSPVFFFKNFYEAITLAFSTSSSNATLPVSMELAQTKLGVPRSISSFVQPLGATVNMDGTAIMQGVATIFIAQVFAADLTITELLTVVITAVLASIGTAGVPGVGLIMLALVLQSVNLPVEGIALIIGVDRILDMLRTSVNITGDAACAVVVSKLEEKHLPPVDEDAWDEVEAK; encoded by the coding sequence ATGAGTGAAACTAAGAAAATTCTAATTGGTCTTGTACTGGGGGTTATCGTCGGACTCGGGCTTGCCGGCTTGCCGGGCAACATATATGATATTGCGAACTCGTACATATTATCCCCGGTCGGAACTGTATTTTTGAACTTGATTAAAATGTTAGTCGTGCCGATCGTCTTCTTCTCGATCATTCTCGGCGTCATGGGTCTTGGGGACCCGAAAGAGCTAGGTCGTGTCGGATCGAAGGCACTTCTGTTCTTCTTGACGACGACGGCACTCGCCATCATGCTCGCGATGGGTGTGGCATCGGTCATCCAGCCAGGTGAGCGTGGCGACTTCCAAACGGCGAACCTCGAGTTTGAGTCGACGGTGTCAGAAGAATCGTCGAACATCGTCCAGACGTTCGTCAACATGATTCCGACGAACCCAATTCAAGCACTCGCTGAAGGTAACATGTTGCAAATCATCGTCTTCGCGGCGCTGATCGGGTTTGCGATGATCGCACTCGGAGAACGGGCCAAGACGTGGCGCCGTTTCGTGAAGCAAGGCGATCGCATCATGATGCATCTCATCCATTTGGTCATGAAACTCGCCCCGTACGGTGCGTTCGCTTTGATCGCCTCGGCGATCGGCGGCATCGGTTTTGACGCGGTGGCGGCCATGGCGTGGTATATGTTTGCCGTCGTCTTGACGCTCTTCTTGCACGCGACGATCGTCTATGGCGGTGCACTCCTCTTCCTCGGAAAGATGAGCCCGGTGTTCTTCTTCAAGAACTTCTACGAGGCCATCACGCTCGCGTTCTCGACATCATCGTCGAACGCGACGCTCCCGGTATCGATGGAGCTCGCCCAGACGAAACTCGGTGTGCCGCGTTCCATCTCGTCATTCGTCCAGCCGCTCGGCGCGACGGTGAACATGGACGGAACGGCCATCATGCAAGGGGTCGCGACAATCTTCATCGCGCAAGTGTTCGCGGCTGACTTGACGATCACAGAGCTCTTGACCGTCGTCATCACGGCGGTTCTCGCCTCGATCGGTACGGCTGGCGTACCGGGTGTCGGGCTCATCATGCTCGCCCTCGTCTTGCAATCGGTCAACTTGCCGGTCGAAGGGATCGCCCTCATCATCGGGGTCGACCGTATTCTCGATATGCTCCGTACATCCGTCAACATCACGGGTGACGCGGCGTGTGCGGTCGTCGTATCGAAACTCGAAGAGAAACACCTTCCACCTGTCGACGAAGACGCGTGGGACGAAGTCGAAGCGAAGTAA
- a CDS encoding TVP38/TMEM64 family protein — protein MEWDLLPLPLFVVISIVLNVVIAVAGVLPSAFLTALNVQLLGFGPGVIVSIVGEAVGAIVSFILYRKALQTYTSPTGTRFKRLREAGGMEAWFLVLGMRLMPFVPSGLVTLSAAFSRMTLPSFAVASTIGKVPALLIEALAVTAVLYVATGWQLALIAMVGIIYVVWRRQRSGEKM, from the coding sequence ATGGAATGGGATCTGCTCCCGCTCCCGCTATTTGTCGTCATCAGCATCGTGTTAAATGTGGTGATTGCGGTCGCCGGTGTGTTGCCGAGCGCGTTTTTGACGGCGCTGAACGTGCAACTGCTCGGTTTTGGGCCCGGTGTCATCGTCTCGATCGTAGGCGAGGCGGTCGGGGCCATCGTCAGTTTCATCCTATATCGAAAAGCGCTCCAAACGTATACGTCACCGACCGGGACACGGTTCAAGCGCTTGAGAGAAGCAGGCGGGATGGAGGCGTGGTTTCTCGTCCTCGGCATGCGGCTCATGCCGTTCGTGCCGTCGGGCCTCGTCACGTTATCCGCGGCTTTCAGCCGGATGACGCTGCCGTCGTTCGCGGTGGCGAGCACGATTGGCAAGGTGCCGGCCCTCTTGATCGAGGCGCTCGCCGTGACGGCGGTTCTATACGTCGCGACCGGCTGGCAACTCGCGCTGATCGCCATGGTCGGCATCATCTATGTCGTCTGGCGCCGTCAAAGGAGCGGCGAGAAGATGTGA
- the cls gene encoding cardiolipin synthase, producing MYLLKRRVIQFFTMILFGILLLALLYSIDGLIPFLVLIAIAAPLIVGWQILFDQVQPQAKLAWLLAVLFIPFLGALAWVMFGRTPRRHRRIKRTSSEIRMFRQAIESERIETTNDVSDRFPLTRTLEKLGATGADGHTSTQLLVNGEAKFEAVLQDIEQATHHIHVQYYLFRTDEISMKIRDALIKKSNENVTVRFLYDGLGSQEIGEEFIEPLRESRVHVEAFDPVVHPLLVFNANFRNHQKLIVLDGKIAYTGGLNVGDEYLGKEEKLGFWRDTHLRVEGPIVRELQRLFIENWLYAGHEDDKETWDLFANEEHLPEYFIDEPKASNGATQLLVTSPGKDVTIRDGLMQLMMEAKESIWITTPYLIPPPELLALLEVAGKSGIDVRIVVPGKGDEWFSFHATEYYFEQLLKRNVRIYKYNRHFIHAKTVLIDGKIALVGTANLDFRSMYLNHEMTIAQFETSSVQELRDAFLQDFDESIFVDWSILRKKTNGKRFVEAFCHIFSPLL from the coding sequence GTGTACCTATTGAAACGACGTGTTATACAATTTTTTACGATGATCCTGTTCGGTATCCTCCTTCTTGCCTTGCTGTACTCGATTGATGGATTGATCCCTTTCTTAGTCCTCATCGCCATCGCCGCCCCACTCATTGTCGGCTGGCAAATCCTATTTGACCAAGTTCAACCGCAAGCGAAACTAGCCTGGCTGCTCGCCGTCCTCTTCATCCCGTTTCTCGGAGCGCTCGCCTGGGTCATGTTCGGCCGGACGCCGCGACGGCATCGGCGGATCAAACGGACTTCGTCTGAGATTCGTATGTTCCGCCAGGCCATCGAGAGTGAACGCATCGAGACGACAAACGACGTCTCGGACCGCTTCCCGCTCACACGGACGCTCGAAAAACTCGGGGCGACCGGTGCCGACGGGCATACGTCGACGCAACTGCTCGTCAACGGCGAGGCGAAGTTCGAAGCCGTCCTCCAAGACATCGAGCAAGCGACGCACCACATTCACGTCCAATATTATTTGTTCCGAACCGACGAGATCTCGATGAAGATTCGAGACGCCCTCATCAAGAAATCAAACGAGAACGTCACCGTGCGCTTCTTGTATGACGGGCTCGGCAGCCAGGAGATTGGGGAAGAGTTTATCGAGCCGCTCCGCGAGTCACGCGTCCACGTCGAAGCGTTCGATCCGGTCGTCCATCCTCTGCTCGTCTTTAACGCCAACTTCCGCAACCATCAAAAGTTGATCGTCCTCGACGGGAAAATCGCCTACACGGGCGGATTGAACGTCGGCGACGAGTACCTTGGGAAAGAAGAAAAACTCGGGTTCTGGCGCGACACGCACCTTCGCGTCGAAGGCCCGATCGTGCGCGAACTGCAACGGCTCTTCATCGAGAACTGGCTTTATGCGGGACATGAGGATGACAAAGAGACGTGGGACTTGTTCGCGAACGAAGAACATCTGCCCGAATATTTTATCGACGAACCAAAAGCTTCGAACGGGGCGACGCAACTGCTCGTCACCTCACCGGGCAAAGACGTGACGATTCGGGACGGCCTCATGCAACTCATGATGGAGGCGAAAGAATCGATTTGGATCACGACGCCGTACCTCATTCCGCCGCCGGAACTGCTCGCGCTGCTTGAAGTCGCCGGCAAAAGCGGGATCGACGTCCGCATCGTCGTCCCGGGAAAAGGTGACGAATGGTTCAGCTTCCACGCGACCGAATATTATTTCGAACAATTGCTCAAACGGAACGTCCGCATTTATAAATACAATCGGCATTTTATCCATGCAAAAACCGTCCTCATCGATGGAAAAATCGCACTCGTCGGGACGGCTAACTTAGATTTTCGGAGCATGTATTTGAACCATGAGATGACAATCGCCCAATTCGAGACGTCATCGGTTCAAGAACTGCGTGATGCGTTCTTGCAAGACTTTGACGAATCGATTTTTGTCGACTGGTCAATCCTCCGCAAGAAGACGAACGGCAAACGGTTCGTCGAAGCGTTCTGTCACATCTTCTCGCCGCTCCTTTGA
- a CDS encoding EAL domain-containing protein, translated as MACSTTIPFFERGLLVVNEQPHPYESFDELTQKLAVVEEEVYCVDPATNRQTAAVPAIDLLEQIANRDTIELIQHGEFESHLQPIIHLDTGERFGYEALLRSRNDISPGELFRAANRFGLHSKLDQRARAEAIKATHHAVLPHEKTFINFLPSTIYNPDYCLQHTFEVIDRYNLSPERFIFEVVETEKVQDVAHLQHVFSTYKKRGMKVALDDVGAGFSTLDMLKRLEPDYVKIDRSYVSFCDQDTEKRAFLKNVRQLTRSMGITLLAEGVERIEEVDVCRELGFDLAQGYYFGKPSPYAL; from the coding sequence GTGGCATGCTCCACGACAATCCCATTCTTTGAACGGGGCTTGTTAGTCGTCAACGAACAACCTCACCCGTACGAATCCTTTGATGAGTTGACCCAAAAATTAGCCGTCGTCGAGGAGGAAGTGTATTGCGTCGATCCTGCGACGAATCGGCAAACGGCAGCCGTTCCGGCGATCGACCTGCTCGAGCAGATTGCCAACCGTGACACGATCGAACTCATTCAACACGGAGAGTTCGAGAGTCACTTACAACCGATCATCCACCTCGACACCGGGGAGCGGTTCGGCTACGAGGCTCTCCTGCGCAGCCGGAACGACATCTCGCCGGGCGAGCTGTTCCGCGCCGCCAACCGGTTCGGATTGCACTCGAAGCTCGATCAACGAGCGCGAGCCGAGGCGATCAAAGCGACGCACCACGCCGTCCTTCCGCACGAGAAGACGTTCATCAACTTCTTGCCGTCGACGATCTATAACCCGGACTATTGCCTGCAGCATACGTTCGAAGTGATCGACCGGTACAACCTCAGTCCGGAACGGTTCATCTTCGAAGTCGTCGAGACGGAGAAAGTACAAGACGTGGCCCACTTGCAGCACGTGTTCTCTACATATAAGAAACGCGGGATGAAAGTCGCCCTTGATGACGTCGGCGCCGGTTTTTCGACGCTCGACATGTTGAAGCGGCTCGAGCCGGACTACGTCAAGATTGATCGGTCGTACGTATCATTTTGCGATCAGGATACCGAGAAGCGCGCGTTTCTTAAAAACGTCCGTCAATTGACGCGTTCGATGGGTATCACGTTGCTCGCGGAAGGTGTCGAGCGCATCGAAGAAGTCGACGTCTGCCGTGAGCTCGGCTTCGACCTCGCCCAAGGCTATTACTTCGGGAAGCCTTCTCCGTACGCTTTATAA
- the speE gene encoding spermidine synthase, whose protein sequence is MDQKLKLWFTEHQTEDYGITFRVNHVYESEQTEFQRLEMVETDEFGTMLLLDGMVMTTDKDEFVYHEMVAHVPLFTHPNPKHVLVVGGGDGGVIREIMKHPSVEKAVLVDIDGKVIEYSKKYLPNIAGELDNPRVEVIVGDGFMHIAESEDKYDVIMVDSTEPVGPAANLFTKGFYAGISKALKADGIFVAQTDNPWFTPELIQTVQRDVKEIFPITKLYTANVPTYPSGMWTFTIGSKQYDPEAVPAERFHDIETKYYTPKLHNAAFVLPKFVEDLTK, encoded by the coding sequence ATGGACCAAAAATTAAAATTATGGTTTACGGAGCACCAAACAGAAGATTACGGGATCACGTTCCGTGTAAACCACGTTTATGAGAGCGAACAAACGGAGTTTCAACGACTAGAGATGGTCGAAACGGACGAGTTCGGAACAATGTTGTTGCTTGACGGTATGGTCATGACGACGGATAAGGACGAATTCGTCTATCACGAGATGGTGGCCCACGTCCCACTCTTCACGCACCCGAACCCGAAACACGTGCTCGTGGTCGGTGGCGGAGACGGTGGCGTCATCCGTGAGATTATGAAACACCCTTCAGTCGAAAAAGCGGTTCTCGTCGACATCGACGGGAAAGTCATCGAATATTCGAAGAAATACTTGCCAAACATCGCCGGTGAACTCGACAACCCGCGTGTCGAAGTCATCGTCGGCGACGGCTTCATGCATATCGCCGAGTCAGAAGACAAGTACGACGTCATCATGGTCGACTCGACAGAACCGGTCGGCCCAGCGGCGAACTTGTTCACGAAAGGATTCTACGCCGGCATCTCGAAAGCGCTCAAAGCGGATGGCATTTTCGTCGCGCAGACGGACAACCCGTGGTTCACACCAGAACTCATCCAAACGGTCCAACGTGATGTGAAAGAGATTTTCCCGATCACGAAACTGTACACGGCGAACGTGCCGACGTACCCGAGCGGCATGTGGACGTTCACGATCGGTTCGAAGCAGTACGACCCGGAAGCAGTACCAGCCGAGCGTTTCCATGACATCGAGACGAAGTACTACACGCCGAAGCTTCACAACGCGGCGTTCGTCCTTCCTAAATTCGTGGAGGACTTGACGAAATGA